In Thalassococcus sp. S3, the sequence GCGGGATCGCCGAACCGCCTGCGATGATCAGTTTGGGTTGATGTTCCTTGGCCAGCGCCTCGACCTGATCGTAGTCAAGAAGGTTGTCTTCCTTGCGCACGCCGTATTGGATCGCATTGAACCACTTGCCCGACTGGTTGGGCGCCGCGCCGTGGGTGAGGTGACCGCCCGCATCAAGGCTCATCCCCAGAATCGTATCGCCCGGTTTCAAGAGGGCCGTAAACACCCCCTGATTGGCCTGGCTGCCTGAATTCGGCTGCACATTCGCAAACCCGCAGCCAAACAATTTGGTCGCGCGTTCGATGGCGAGGTTTTCAGCCACATCTACGAACTGGCATCCGCCATAATAGCGCCGGCCCGGATACCCTTCGGCGTATTTGTTCGTCATGACAGAGCCTTGCGCCTCCATCACGGCGGCCGAGACGATGTTTTCCGACGCAATCAGCTCGATCTCGTCCCGCTGACGACCCAGCTCCGATGTGATGGAGCCGAACAGCTCAGGATCGCGAGAGGCAAGGCCCTCGGTGAAAAATCCGTTATCGCGATGAGGCGCATTCATGGCAGTCTCCGCTCTCTGATATCTCAATTGGCGGATTTCCTATCGGAAACCGGCCCGGCGCGAAAGGCCGTAAAGCGACGCAATGCGGGATCGGCGCGGCAAGGCTGGCCTTACATGGAAAGGTGTGGTTGTTTCGGAACCGAATGCGCAGGACCGGAAACAGATCGCCATGACACAGAAAATCGCGTTTATGGCGAGCCCGGCACCGGTGGCGCAGACCGCCCGCGCGGCTTTGATCGGACGATACGGGGATGCCGACCCCGAAAACGCGGATGTGATCGTTGCGCTGGGGGGCGACGGCTTCATGCTCCAGACGCTGCACGGCACGCAGGATCTGCCGGCGCCGGTCTACGGTATGAACCGCGGGACCATCGGCTTTTTGATGAATAGCTATAGCGAGACGGATCTGCGGGATCGTCTTGCCGCTGCGGAGCAAGAGATCATCAATCCGCTGTCCTTGCGCGCCATGGATCAGGCCGGCACGCTGCACGAGGCACTTGCGATCAACGAGGTCTCGCTGCTGCGCGCCGGGCCCCAGGCCGCGAAACTGCGCATCACCGTTGACGGACGGCTGCGCCTGCAAGAGCTGGTTTGCGATGGCGCGCTCGTCTCCACCCCTGCCGGATCGACCGCATACAATTATTCGGCACATGGGCCGATCCTACCGATTGGCGCCGACGTTCTGGCGCTGACGGCGGTGGCTGCCTTTCGCCCGCGGCGGTGGCGTGGCGCATTGCTGCCCAAAACCGCCCATGTCCGGTTTGATGTGCTGGAACCCGAAAAGCGCCCGGTTATGGCCGAAGGAGACTCCCATTCCTTTGCCAATGTCGACTGGGTCGAGATACGGTCGGAGCCCGCGATCAGCCATCGTATCCTCTTTGACCCCGGGCATGGTCTGGAAGAGCGATTGATTGCAGAGCAATTCACGTGATCCAAAAAGTCGGGATAGGTCTGCCAGGGAACCGATGTTCTCTTGTAACGCTCTGACGTAAAACAAAAGTCTTCCCCTTTTCGGATCGGACGCAGCTCGCACCGGAGCTGATACCGCGAAAATCCGGAGAATTCTCTGCACTTTTTTCGGGTTGTGTGACGTCGTTCACATACGGTGTGGACTCAGTACGGATATACCAGATCTCGTAGACAGATCAGAGCATAACAAGACGCAGATTTCAGAACGACACTTTGGCAATTACAGCCATGGGCGCGGGTCGACCCCAATACGACCCGCGCCGCGATAGACATACCCGGGCACCCGCCATCCCAATTGGCGGCGTACCATCCCCATCTCGCCCGGGTTTGTTTGGGCGCGCCCTCGTCCCGGGGCGCGCCCACAACACTCTGCTTGCGTTGGGCTGCCTGTTTGCGAACGCGATCACCGTCTATCCCTGCCTCAGGTGTCCGAGGCGGTAGTGAGTATGACTGTCATGAGTATCAGGTCGATCGCTCCGGGCGCGGTTCCCCAAAGCCGCGCCCGGCCCATTTTCAGGAGATCTGTCGATCCTGATCGTCCCAGAAGGGTTTGCGAAGCTCCGTCTTCAGGACCTTGTTCGCGCCCGAAAGGGGAAAGGGTTCGGTTCTGAACTCTACGCTGCGGGGGCACTTATAGCCTGCGATCCGCGTATGGCAGTGATCCATCAAGTCTTGCGGTGTCGCCGATGCGCCCGGATGAAGGATCACGATCGCGTGCACGCTTTCCCCCCATTTTTCATGCGGTATGCCGATCACGGCGCTGGTCGCAACAGCGGGATGTTGCGAGAGGGCATTTTCCACCTCAGCCGAATAGACATTCTCGCCGCCCGAGATGATCATGTCCTTGATCCGGTCCATCAGGAAGACAAAGCCTTCGTCGTCCATGTAGCCCGCATCGCCCGTGTGAACCCATCCGTCGCGCAGAGTCTTCGCGGTGATCTCTGGCTTGTTCCAATAACCCAGCATGGTGATCGGGCCCTTTACCGCGATCTCTCCGACCTCGCCACGCGGCACCTCGGCCCCCTCCGCATCCACGATCCGGATTTCACAGACCCGCGTGGCCCGACCCGCCGCACGCAGGCGGCCCGCGTTCGGCCCGTCGATGACGTGATATTCCGGGCCGAGAATGGTGGCGACCGGGCTCAGCTCGGTTTGCCCGAAGGCCTGCAGGAAGCGCACGCCCGGAAAGGCTTCGAATGCTTCTTTCAAAAGGCCCTCCGTGATCGGCGAGGCCCCATAGGCGATGAGTTTGAGCGAAGAGGTGTCAGCCCCTTTCATCGCGTCGCTGTGCAGCACCATCTGCAGCATCACCGGCACCAGCAACACATGAGACGGGCGGTGAGTTGCGATGGCTTCCAGCGTCGCTTCGGGGGTGAAGGCGGGGATCACAACATGGGTGCCGGCGGCGAAGGTGATTGCCATGAACCACAGCAGATCGGCGATATGGAACATGGGCGCCGCATGCAGATAAACCGTGCCGTCCTTGGCATCGAGCGTTTCGGAATTGGAGATGCCGCCCACGTAGAAATTCGTGTGGCTTAGCATCACACCCTTGGGAAATCCGGTCGTCCCACCGGTATAGAAGATGCCGGCCAGATCGTCCCCGCTGCGCCCGGCATCCGGCACGGGGACGGCGCTCGCGATCAGGTCTTCATAGTTCAGCATGCCCTCGGGCGTGTCACCGTCACCGCAATAGATCAGCGTTTTCAATCCGCTCACCTCTGTCTGAAACGCGCTCACCGCTTCGACGAAGGCGTCGTCCACCAGCAGGATCCCGGCCCCCGCATCGTTCAGTGCATAGGCGCATTCCGGGGGCGCCCAGCGGATATTCATCGGCATCATCGCCCCGCCGCCCCAGACGGTGGCAAAGAAATATTCAATGAACCGGTCGGAATTCAGTGACAGCAGCGCCACCCGATCACCCGGTTTCATACCCACGTGCTGCAAGGCACCCGCCAGCCGCGCGACGCGGTCGAGCAGGTTCAACCAGCTTTGCTGGCGGTCCTTGAAAATCGTGGCTGCACCCTGCGGGTTCACCTGCGCCGCGCGGCGCAGGACGGACGTGATCTGCATGAGGCTCCTCCCAAAGCTGTGTAGACAGCGTGCAAAGGGAGGGGGCGCGCCGTCAACCCTGCGCCATGCGGTCCCAGAGGGTAGGGGCGAAGCTGCCGATGCGCGCCTCGATGGCCTCCATCGCGTCAACGACCAGATCCTCGCGCCAGCGCCGGCCAACGATTTGAACGTTGATGGGCTGCAGGCCTTGCGGCAGATCGGCGAGCCGTGTCGGCAGGCACCCCGCAGGCAGGCCCATATAATTCATCGCATAGGAGTAAAGCGCCGATCCCAGCGCGTCGCGCACCCCCTCGGGCCCTTCTTCATCACGCCCGGGCGCGAAGAAAGGTTGCGGCAGGAAAGGGGTCAAGACCAGCGGATATGTGTCGAGGAAGAGGGACCATTCCCGCGCATAATGGCTGCGCTGCGCCATCATGGTCAGCAGATCGGTGCCTTCATAAGGCGTGAACTGTCTGTAGTATTCATCGAAGATCGCGTTCAGCGTATCCGAGCCGTAGGCGCGCAGATCGGGACCCATCAGGGCCTTCACCTCGCCCATCAGCGCCCGATATCCGGCAAGACCGGCCTCCTGCACCAAGGGCGGTTCGACCTCTTCCACCTGATAGCCCGCATCCGTCAGCGCCTCGCGCGCCGCGTCCAGCGCGGCGGAAACATCGGGGTGGAGATCGAAGTTGAACGTGTTCTTGGTAAAGGCAACCTTGATCGGACCCTCCAGTGCCTCCCCCCGCCAGGAGAGGGGAACATGAAACGGATCGCGCGGGTCAGGGGCGATAGCTGCTGGCATCGACAAATGCAGGTCGGAGGCATGTCGCGTGATCAGGCCCTGAACCGACATGGCTTGCGCAAGCATCCCGCGTTCGGCTTTCTGGCTGGGGTTCCAGGCGGGCACACGCCCCAATCCCGGCTTGACCGTCACGGCGCCGTTCGCCGCCGCCGGAAACCGCAGGGAGCCGCCGATATCGTTGCCATGGGCGAGCGCGCCGATCCCCGCCATCACCGCGGAACCTGCGCCACCCGAAGAGCCGCCGGGGG encodes:
- a CDS encoding NAD kinase, encoding MTQKIAFMASPAPVAQTARAALIGRYGDADPENADVIVALGGDGFMLQTLHGTQDLPAPVYGMNRGTIGFLMNSYSETDLRDRLAAAEQEIINPLSLRAMDQAGTLHEALAINEVSLLRAGPQAAKLRITVDGRLRLQELVCDGALVSTPAGSTAYNYSAHGPILPIGADVLALTAVAAFRPRRWRGALLPKTAHVRFDVLEPEKRPVMAEGDSHSFANVDWVEIRSEPAISHRILFDPGHGLEERLIAEQFT
- a CDS encoding long-chain-fatty-acid--CoA ligase, with the protein product MQITSVLRRAAQVNPQGAATIFKDRQQSWLNLLDRVARLAGALQHVGMKPGDRVALLSLNSDRFIEYFFATVWGGGAMMPMNIRWAPPECAYALNDAGAGILLVDDAFVEAVSAFQTEVSGLKTLIYCGDGDTPEGMLNYEDLIASAVPVPDAGRSGDDLAGIFYTGGTTGFPKGVMLSHTNFYVGGISNSETLDAKDGTVYLHAAPMFHIADLLWFMAITFAAGTHVVIPAFTPEATLEAIATHRPSHVLLVPVMLQMVLHSDAMKGADTSSLKLIAYGASPITEGLLKEAFEAFPGVRFLQAFGQTELSPVATILGPEYHVIDGPNAGRLRAAGRATRVCEIRIVDAEGAEVPRGEVGEIAVKGPITMLGYWNKPEITAKTLRDGWVHTGDAGYMDDEGFVFLMDRIKDMIISGGENVYSAEVENALSQHPAVATSAVIGIPHEKWGESVHAIVILHPGASATPQDLMDHCHTRIAGYKCPRSVEFRTEPFPLSGANKVLKTELRKPFWDDQDRQIS
- a CDS encoding amidase family protein, with translation MAQDFWRLSATDLSKQTRAGDISAEATVEDALTRMEAVNPDLNAVVAPLAEAARERALALDKSRAGGAPPGPLHGVPVTIKVNVDLTGEATTNGVTALKDMIAPGDAPIVKNLLDAGAVVIGRTNTPEFSFRADTDNPLHGRTHNPWGRHVSPGGSSGGAGSAVMAGIGALAHGNDIGGSLRFPAAANGAVTVKPGLGRVPAWNPSQKAERGMLAQAMSVQGLITRHASDLHLSMPAAIAPDPRDPFHVPLSWRGEALEGPIKVAFTKNTFNFDLHPDVSAALDAAREALTDAGYQVEEVEPPLVQEAGLAGYRALMGEVKALMGPDLRAYGSDTLNAIFDEYYRQFTPYEGTDLLTMMAQRSHYAREWSLFLDTYPLVLTPFLPQPFFAPGRDEEGPEGVRDALGSALYSYAMNYMGLPAGCLPTRLADLPQGLQPINVQIVGRRWREDLVVDAMEAIEARIGSFAPTLWDRMAQG